A window of Natrinema versiforme contains these coding sequences:
- a CDS encoding site-specific integrase: protein MTVHEEADFDTQRTPDKDTISTDEGTIVLIPEPTRERLNTKQRTDYRHHREELINWMLHLGKDPDSAKGYSFDVVKRRAHDTDVFYRWVWDNNDGYTTAVTTDHADTYTQELAYSDYSESHKSNIQKSLKMFFRFKGDEWEPEITFNGATGTSPQDYLTREERQRLREAALQWDSIPAYAAMSPEERQRWKEYLSYRLDKPVSAVQPSDFENAEGFKYASLICVSLDAGLRPIEVARATVQWVDIDNAVLRIPKEESSKNRENWIVSLQRSTAELLQNWLRERQLYDKYTDSDQLWLTRHGNPYRSSSLKYVLEKIAEVANINMENRSLTWYSLRHSVGTYMAREGGLAAAQSQLRHQSPRTTFKYDQAPVEDRRNALDRMG from the coding sequence ATGACAGTACACGAGGAAGCTGACTTCGATACTCAACGTACGCCAGATAAGGACACAATCAGTACTGATGAGGGAACGATTGTTCTTATCCCTGAGCCAACGAGAGAGCGATTGAATACTAAGCAGCGGACTGACTACCGACATCACCGTGAAGAACTAATCAACTGGATGCTACACCTCGGGAAAGATCCTGATTCAGCCAAGGGATATTCCTTCGATGTAGTAAAGCGGCGTGCTCACGATACTGACGTATTCTATAGATGGGTCTGGGACAACAACGATGGATACACTACTGCTGTTACGACAGACCATGCAGATACCTATACACAAGAGTTAGCCTATAGTGACTACAGTGAGAGCCACAAGTCGAATATCCAGAAATCGCTGAAGATGTTCTTTCGGTTCAAAGGGGATGAGTGGGAACCAGAAATCACCTTCAATGGCGCTACAGGAACATCACCACAGGACTATTTGACCAGAGAGGAACGTCAGAGGCTTAGAGAAGCAGCACTGCAATGGGACTCTATTCCCGCTTATGCAGCTATGTCGCCAGAAGAACGACAGCGGTGGAAAGAATACCTATCTTATCGTCTTGACAAACCAGTATCAGCAGTACAGCCCTCTGACTTTGAAAACGCAGAGGGATTCAAATACGCCTCTCTCATTTGTGTCTCACTTGATGCTGGTTTACGCCCCATTGAAGTAGCGAGGGCAACAGTCCAGTGGGTCGATATCGATAACGCAGTTCTCCGTATCCCCAAAGAAGAGTCGAGTAAGAACCGTGAGAACTGGATTGTCTCACTACAGCGATCTACAGCAGAGTTGCTACAGAATTGGCTCAGGGAGAGACAACTGTACGATAAGTATACAGATAGTGATCAACTCTGGTTAACCCGTCACGGAAATCCATACCGCTCATCGTCGCTCAAATACGTACTCGAAAAAATAGCAGAGGTAGCAAACATCAATATGGAGAATCGCTCACTAACATGGTACAGTCTTCGCCACTCTGTAGGGACGTATATGGCGAGAGAGGGTGGCCTTGCAGCGGCACAGAGCCAGTTACGGCACCAATCCCCCCGAACGACCTTCAAGTACGATCAAGCCCCTGTAGAAGACCGCAGGAACGCTCTTGATCGTATGGGATAG
- a CDS encoding GntP family permease, which translates to MAFIPLQAVDFAHSPLITFVIGLIAVVALLVWLDLPAFIGLIIAGFTVGVVNTVFVADFGASDAGSQVATAFGENMAGIGIPILMAAVIGKSMLESGAAQRIVRSFQNVLGESNSDISLLGSSSFLAVPVFFDSVFYLMAPLARSMRARVGRDYTLFIVVVGAGAATTHVFVPPTPGPLAVAAELETDLGMTIAIGIATAIPAAIVAGLVYGRWINARLDIPLRDTMSTTTEELETVADKPTSSLPGMLESSAPIVLAVVLIASLTVVEGFQEVVPALGVIEPVAAFLGGKNVALTIAALAAAYTFMRHNNLSQSEWTDELTEALKSGGNIAAITAAGGAFGALLAASGIGDYLAGALQGIGIGLLVTAWLIAAIVRIAQGSATAAMLTAAGIMAPLTGQLEVHVAYLVMVIGAGANIFSWYNDSGFWLVKEIGGLTQGETLRTWTVLTTIISVSGLLTSLLLSTLFPLA; encoded by the coding sequence ATGGCGTTTATACCGCTGCAAGCGGTGGACTTCGCGCATAGTCCGTTAATTACGTTCGTCATCGGTCTTATCGCAGTCGTCGCGTTGCTGGTCTGGCTCGACCTCCCGGCGTTTATTGGCTTGATCATCGCCGGGTTCACCGTCGGCGTCGTCAACACGGTCTTCGTCGCCGACTTCGGCGCGTCCGATGCCGGCTCTCAAGTCGCGACCGCCTTCGGGGAGAACATGGCCGGGATCGGTATCCCGATCCTGATGGCCGCAGTCATCGGCAAATCGATGCTCGAGAGCGGGGCGGCCCAGCGGATCGTCCGGAGCTTTCAGAACGTCCTCGGCGAGTCCAACTCGGACATCTCCCTGCTGGGAAGCAGTTCCTTCCTCGCCGTCCCCGTCTTCTTCGACAGCGTCTTCTACCTCATGGCACCCCTCGCACGGTCGATGCGCGCCCGCGTGGGTCGGGACTACACGCTGTTCATCGTCGTCGTCGGGGCCGGCGCGGCGACCACGCACGTCTTCGTCCCCCCGACGCCGGGTCCGTTGGCCGTCGCGGCCGAACTCGAGACGGATCTGGGGATGACGATCGCCATCGGAATCGCGACCGCCATCCCGGCGGCGATCGTCGCCGGCCTCGTCTACGGCCGGTGGATCAACGCCAGGCTCGACATCCCGTTGCGCGACACGATGTCGACGACGACCGAGGAACTCGAGACCGTCGCCGACAAGCCGACGAGTTCCCTCCCAGGCATGCTCGAGTCGTCGGCACCGATCGTGCTGGCCGTCGTCCTCATCGCTTCGCTGACCGTCGTCGAGGGGTTCCAGGAAGTCGTGCCCGCGCTTGGCGTCATCGAGCCGGTCGCCGCGTTCCTCGGCGGCAAGAACGTCGCGCTCACGATCGCCGCCCTCGCCGCGGCGTACACCTTCATGCGGCACAACAACCTTTCCCAGAGCGAGTGGACTGACGAACTCACGGAGGCGCTAAAAAGCGGCGGTAACATCGCGGCGATCACCGCCGCCGGTGGTGCCTTCGGTGCGCTCCTCGCCGCCTCCGGGATCGGCGACTACCTCGCAGGTGCCCTCCAGGGCATCGGTATCGGCCTGCTGGTCACTGCGTGGCTCATCGCCGCGATCGTTCGCATCGCGCAGGGATCGGCGACGGCCGCGATGCTCACCGCCGCCGGGATCATGGCCCCGCTCACCGGCCAGCTCGAGGTGCACGTCGCCTATCTCGTGATGGTGATCGGCGCTGGTGCCAACATCTTCTCGTGGTACAACGATTCCGGCTTCTGGCTGGTCAAGGAGATCGGCGGACTCACGCAGGGCGAGACGCTCCGAACGTGGACCGTCCTGACGACGATCATCTCCGTCTCCGGACTGCTCACGAGCCTGCTGCTCTCGACGCTCTTCCCGCTCGCATAG
- the citE gene encoding L-malyl-CoA/beta-methylmalyl-CoA lyase yields MSEDIRLCRTFQTAPAAVPKDDSAKYLTSALEAEGFQAPDWLVPDMEDGTAPDMKAEGLENTIEKVPQYEFPGEIWPRVEWSYEDEEYCEKGRDQIDRLVGELGDEIDGVVVPKVGRLEDVKRAAEVVAEAEAEHGYDDGSIGLSIIIETGRARSDLREISKFGEDSRLTALVFGPVDYAAELGGRDLGDGMPRWDGLLEALSNEASAGSLLSIGGPFDDLFKERAGLTYYNADEYADQVEHEAQLGLDGSWSLYPKQTIQANTVHMPTPEELERDVHKIERFNEAKREGTGAVTIDGQMVDEATFKNFRNTVQKVRAIDDIRPAQTEEYYDEDLLDRARDLELSYR; encoded by the coding sequence ATGAGCGAGGACATCCGACTCTGCCGCACGTTCCAGACCGCACCGGCCGCCGTTCCGAAAGACGACTCGGCGAAGTACCTGACCTCCGCGCTCGAGGCGGAGGGTTTCCAGGCCCCCGACTGGCTCGTCCCCGACATGGAAGACGGGACCGCACCGGACATGAAAGCCGAGGGGCTCGAGAACACCATCGAGAAGGTGCCCCAGTATGAGTTCCCCGGTGAGATCTGGCCCCGCGTCGAGTGGAGCTACGAGGACGAGGAGTACTGCGAGAAAGGGCGCGACCAGATCGACCGCCTCGTCGGCGAGCTCGGCGACGAGATCGACGGCGTCGTCGTCCCCAAGGTCGGCCGCCTCGAGGACGTGAAACGCGCCGCCGAGGTCGTCGCCGAGGCCGAGGCCGAACACGGCTACGACGACGGCTCGATCGGCCTCTCGATCATCATCGAAACCGGCCGCGCCCGCTCGGACCTCCGCGAAATCTCGAAGTTCGGCGAGGACTCCCGACTCACCGCACTCGTCTTCGGCCCCGTCGACTACGCCGCCGAACTCGGCGGTCGGGACCTCGGCGACGGCATGCCCCGCTGGGACGGCCTGCTCGAGGCCCTCTCGAACGAGGCCAGCGCCGGCAGCCTGCTCTCGATCGGCGGCCCCTTCGACGACCTGTTCAAAGAGCGTGCCGGCCTGACCTACTACAACGCCGACGAGTACGCCGACCAGGTCGAACACGAAGCGCAACTCGGCCTTGACGGCTCGTGGTCGCTGTACCCTAAGCAGACGATCCAGGCCAACACCGTCCACATGCCCACGCCTGAGGAACTCGAGCGCGACGTCCACAAGATCGAGCGGTTCAACGAGGCAAAACGCGAGGGCACCGGCGCGGTCACCATCGACGGCCAGATGGTCGACGAAGCCACGTTCAAGAACTTCCGCAACACCGTCCAGAAGGTCCGCGCCATCGACGACATCCGACCCGCACAGACCGAGGAGTACTACGACGAGGATCTGCTCGACCGGGCGCGGGACCTCGAGCTGTCGTACCGCTGA
- the mch gene encoding 2-methylfumaryl-CoA hydratase — MTRESQRDSDNGSGERSEPRPIDWTDPDTFAQALERAETKEKGNFFEDFAEGDLIEHDPGLTLTEWGNQQWMSQTLNHDPAYWRTDAAAARGFEEPPIHPDYLTAATLGITVEDLSEKGGYFLGRTDVRFPGTPVYAGTELHVESEVVNCATSSSRPEYGIVSWRTRGKDAATGDVLCSYERTNMIPRREPVATDGSGSATAAEEDGDEPELPDEFISPEGGYYEDFVEALERAGDENAAVAYRHERGRTQDDVTVASLPLATLNTAKQHHNVDVMADSPSGDIVTYGDVTRSTALGHARSDERTWREVGFDDESFHTFVAVGDTVYAFTRVIEAEATASSDEAGTVTFEHIAFNQDDEPVYSGTRTAEIRTRPN; from the coding sequence ATGACTAGGGAATCACAACGGGATTCCGACAACGGGAGCGGAGAGCGAAGCGAACCGCGACCGATTGACTGGACCGATCCCGACACGTTCGCACAGGCGCTCGAGCGGGCCGAGACCAAGGAGAAGGGCAATTTCTTCGAGGACTTCGCGGAGGGCGACCTCATCGAGCACGACCCCGGACTCACGCTCACTGAGTGGGGGAACCAACAGTGGATGAGCCAGACGCTCAATCACGACCCGGCCTACTGGCGGACCGACGCCGCGGCGGCACGCGGATTCGAGGAGCCGCCGATCCACCCGGACTACCTCACCGCCGCCACCCTCGGCATCACCGTCGAGGACCTGAGCGAGAAGGGGGGCTACTTCCTCGGGCGGACCGACGTGCGGTTCCCCGGGACGCCGGTCTACGCGGGCACTGAACTCCACGTCGAGAGCGAGGTCGTCAACTGCGCGACCTCGAGTTCCCGGCCCGAGTACGGCATCGTCTCGTGGCGCACCCGCGGCAAAGACGCCGCAACCGGCGACGTGCTCTGCTCCTACGAGCGCACGAACATGATCCCGCGCCGCGAGCCCGTGGCGACGGACGGGAGCGGCAGTGCCACGGCCGCCGAGGAAGACGGCGACGAGCCCGAACTCCCCGACGAGTTCATCTCGCCCGAGGGCGGCTACTACGAGGACTTCGTCGAGGCCCTCGAGCGAGCCGGCGACGAGAACGCAGCTGTCGCCTATCGACACGAACGGGGTCGCACGCAGGACGACGTGACCGTCGCGTCCCTGCCGCTGGCGACGCTCAACACGGCCAAACAACACCACAACGTCGACGTGATGGCCGACTCGCCGTCGGGCGACATCGTCACCTACGGCGACGTGACCCGGTCGACCGCGCTGGGCCACGCCCGCTCGGACGAGCGGACGTGGCGCGAGGTCGGCTTCGACGACGAATCGTTCCACACGTTCGTCGCCGTGGGCGACACCGTCTACGCGTTCACGCGCGTGATCGAGGCCGAAGCCACGGCCTCGAGCGACGAGGCCGGCACCGTCACCTTCGAGCACATCGCGTTCAATCAGGACGACGAACCGGTCTACTCGGGGACGCGAACCGCCGAGATCCGAACGCGACCGAACTGA
- a CDS encoding methylaspartate ammonia-lyase codes for MEITGIHATPGYSGFFFDDQRAIKRGAQQDGFTYEGDPVTDGFDEIRQAGETIIVDIELADGTVVRGDCAAVQYSGAGGRDPLFQAAEYAPVIEGPVADELEGRDATDFLDNAEALENMQVDVRGSGASSSQPDANASGAGDRLHTAIRYGVSQALLAAAAEAENTTRTDVLADALGTEPATEPVPVFGQSGDDRYNNTEKMFVKGVPVLPHALINSVEKIGEDGEVLLEYVEWLVERSQELGPEGYEPRFHIDVYGMIGEIFAAPYDREEVVDYFAALEAAAAPYPIQIEGPMDAGNRADQIDAMVELREGLAEAGVGVDIVADEWCNTFEDVQAFVDAEAADLVQVKTPDLGGIHRSGQAVRYCEGTETRAYLGGTCNETETSARACAHVALATDAAQVLAKPGMGFDEGYMIVENEMRRTIARREREQLTPDTDTDEVTADD; via the coding sequence ATGGAAATTACAGGAATACACGCCACGCCCGGTTATTCCGGGTTCTTCTTCGACGACCAGCGCGCGATCAAGCGGGGCGCACAGCAGGACGGGTTCACCTACGAGGGCGACCCCGTCACCGACGGCTTCGACGAGATTCGCCAAGCCGGTGAGACGATCATCGTCGACATCGAACTCGCCGACGGTACCGTGGTGCGGGGCGACTGCGCCGCGGTCCAGTACTCCGGTGCCGGCGGGCGCGACCCGCTCTTTCAGGCCGCGGAGTACGCCCCCGTCATCGAGGGCCCCGTTGCCGACGAACTCGAGGGGCGGGACGCCACTGACTTTCTCGACAACGCGGAGGCCCTCGAGAACATGCAAGTAGACGTTCGAGGAAGCGGTGCTTCCTCGAGCCAACCAGACGCGAATGCGTCTGGTGCTGGCGACCGCCTGCACACGGCGATCCGCTACGGCGTCTCGCAGGCGCTGCTCGCCGCAGCGGCCGAGGCCGAGAACACGACGCGGACGGACGTGCTGGCCGATGCCTTGGGAACCGAGCCCGCGACGGAGCCGGTGCCGGTCTTCGGCCAGTCCGGCGACGACCGCTACAACAACACGGAAAAGATGTTCGTCAAGGGCGTGCCGGTCCTGCCCCACGCGCTGATCAACAGCGTCGAGAAGATCGGCGAGGACGGCGAGGTCCTGCTCGAGTACGTCGAGTGGCTCGTCGAGCGCTCGCAGGAGCTGGGGCCCGAGGGGTACGAGCCCCGCTTCCACATCGACGTCTACGGCATGATCGGCGAGATCTTCGCGGCACCCTACGACCGCGAGGAAGTGGTCGACTACTTCGCCGCGCTCGAGGCGGCCGCGGCCCCGTACCCGATCCAGATCGAGGGGCCGATGGACGCCGGGAATCGCGCGGATCAGATCGACGCGATGGTCGAACTCCGCGAGGGGCTGGCTGAGGCCGGCGTCGGCGTCGACATCGTGGCCGACGAGTGGTGTAACACCTTCGAGGACGTGCAGGCGTTCGTCGACGCCGAAGCGGCGGACCTCGTACAGGTCAAGACGCCCGACCTCGGGGGTATCCACCGCAGCGGGCAGGCCGTCCGCTACTGTGAGGGGACCGAAACACGAGCCTACCTCGGCGGCACCTGCAACGAGACGGAAACCTCCGCGCGGGCCTGCGCCCACGTCGCGCTCGCGACCGACGCCGCGCAGGTGCTCGCAAAGCCCGGGATGGGCTTCGACGAGGGGTACATGATCGTCGAGAACGAGATGCGGCGGACGATCGCCAGACGGGAACGGGAACAGTTAACGCCCGACACGGACACTGACGAGGTGACCGCAGATGACTAG
- a CDS encoding methylaspartate mutase subunit E has protein sequence MIRDERIPSDELRRIDEEIRSNWPTGEAVDFEEAIEYHESLPDHKRFADILESADKPLLQPRAGVPRLDDQIELLRYLHQEGQADLLPTTIDSYTRDNEYEKAQQGLDKALETGDDTLNGFPAVNHGVDGCRELIDAIDAPIEVRHGTPDARLLAAITFAGGFQSFEGGPISYNIPYTKRHGLEETIEKWQFVDRLAGAYTERGVRINREPFGPLTGTLVPPSIAIAIMIVEGQLAATQGVRSITLGYGQVGNVVQDVAALNALKKLGNEYLPDEVVVTTVFHEWMGGFPPDEARANGVISLGGMTAAIARPDKVITKSPQEFQGVPTKEANSAGLRTTRQVIDMAIEQQIDIDGIEEEQDLIERETRCLMDTIFEHGDGDVVQGTLKAFDSGALDVPFAPSDSAAGAVLPARDDDGRVRIFEWADLEMDDDIKEIHKARLSQRADTEGRDQSFRMVADDVDAISDGKLIGRPQGDV, from the coding sequence ATGATACGAGACGAACGGATTCCGTCCGACGAGCTACGGCGTATCGACGAGGAAATTCGGTCGAACTGGCCGACGGGCGAAGCCGTCGACTTCGAGGAAGCCATCGAGTACCACGAGTCGCTGCCGGATCACAAGCGATTCGCCGACATCCTCGAGTCGGCCGACAAACCCCTCCTCCAACCGCGGGCCGGCGTCCCCCGGCTCGACGACCAGATCGAACTGCTGCGATACCTCCATCAGGAGGGGCAGGCCGATCTCCTGCCGACCACCATCGACTCGTATACGCGCGACAACGAGTACGAGAAGGCCCAGCAGGGCCTCGACAAGGCCCTCGAGACGGGCGACGACACGCTCAACGGCTTCCCGGCGGTGAACCACGGCGTCGACGGCTGTCGCGAACTGATCGACGCGATCGACGCGCCGATCGAGGTCCGCCACGGCACCCCGGACGCTCGACTGCTCGCCGCGATTACCTTCGCCGGCGGCTTCCAGAGCTTCGAGGGCGGCCCGATCTCCTACAACATTCCGTACACGAAACGCCACGGCTTAGAGGAGACCATCGAGAAGTGGCAGTTCGTCGACCGGCTGGCGGGGGCCTACACCGAACGCGGCGTTCGGATCAACCGCGAGCCGTTCGGTCCCCTTACCGGCACCTTGGTCCCGCCGTCGATCGCGATCGCGATCATGATCGTCGAGGGCCAGCTCGCCGCCACGCAGGGCGTGCGCTCGATCACGCTCGGCTACGGGCAGGTCGGCAACGTCGTCCAGGACGTGGCCGCCCTGAACGCCCTGAAGAAACTCGGCAACGAGTACCTCCCGGACGAGGTCGTCGTCACGACCGTCTTCCACGAGTGGATGGGCGGCTTCCCGCCGGACGAGGCCCGCGCCAACGGCGTCATCAGCCTCGGGGGCATGACCGCCGCCATCGCTCGGCCGGACAAGGTCATCACCAAGTCCCCACAGGAGTTCCAGGGGGTGCCGACCAAGGAGGCCAACTCGGCCGGCCTGCGCACGACGCGGCAGGTCATCGACATGGCGATCGAACAGCAGATCGACATCGACGGCATCGAGGAGGAACAGGACCTCATCGAGCGCGAGACCCGGTGTCTGATGGACACCATCTTCGAGCACGGCGACGGCGACGTCGTCCAAGGGACGCTCAAAGCCTTCGACTCCGGCGCGCTCGACGTTCCGTTCGCACCCAGCGACAGCGCGGCGGGCGCTGTCCTGCCCGCCCGGGACGACGACGGTCGCGTCCGCATCTTCGAGTGGGCCGACCTCGAGATGGACGACGACATCAAGGAGATTCACAAGGCCAGACTGTCCCAGCGCGCCGACACCGAGGGCCGCGACCAGTCGTTCCGGATGGTCGCGGACGACGTCGACGCGATCAGCGACGGGAAACTCATCGGCCGACCACAGGGTGATGTCTGA
- the glmS gene encoding methylaspartate mutase subunit S, whose translation MVPNTMSQTVVLGVIGSDAHVVGITILEQAFSAAGFDVVNLGVQTSQEEFAEAAVAHDAQAVLVSSLYGHAEQDCQGFHGVLEERGVDAVSYIGGNLAVGQDDFEQTRKTFRELGFDRVFDSETDPEDAVAALREDLQITPTESERATISS comes from the coding sequence ATGGTTCCGAACACGATGTCCCAAACGGTCGTCCTCGGCGTGATCGGCTCCGATGCCCACGTCGTTGGCATCACAATCTTAGAGCAAGCCTTCAGTGCAGCCGGCTTCGATGTCGTGAACCTCGGCGTTCAGACCTCCCAAGAGGAGTTCGCCGAGGCTGCGGTAGCCCACGACGCACAGGCTGTACTGGTCTCGTCGCTCTACGGCCACGCCGAGCAGGACTGTCAGGGATTCCACGGCGTCCTCGAGGAGCGGGGCGTCGACGCGGTCAGCTACATCGGCGGCAACCTCGCCGTCGGACAGGACGACTTCGAGCAGACCCGGAAGACCTTCCGGGAGCTCGGGTTCGACCGCGTCTTCGACTCCGAAACCGATCCCGAAGACGCGGTCGCCGCGCTGCGCGAGGATCTCCAGATCACACCGACGGAGTCGGAACGCGCCACGATTAGTTCCTAG
- the mct gene encoding succinyl-CoA:mesaconate CoA-transferase, with protein MGALSNLRVVDLTQVLAGPYCTMLLADLGADVVKIERPGGDMIRSNPPFVDDPEEEAYGGYFQSVNRGKKSIELDFGEEEDREDFLSLVEEADIVVENYRSGTMEKYGLGYETLTEYNPDLIYSSIRGFGDPRTGETERQGQPSFDLIAQALGGVMETTGQPDGPPTKTGPGVGDLFTATLNCIGILAAVNHREQTGEGQYVDTAMYDSMLSFTERAIYQQSYTGEAPTRRGNSHPTLFPYDAFETADGYAVIAAFNNNHWAELCDVMGREDLAEEYPTTPERLEHREALREELAAWAIEQTNDELVGALEGRVPAAPVQTTEEIFDDPHVAARDMLVPVEQPGADRDVEIAGNPIKMSETNPEPRGRAPLLDEHREEVLGKDAETTADD; from the coding sequence ATGGGAGCACTCTCGAACCTTCGCGTCGTGGATCTGACCCAGGTGCTCGCTGGGCCGTACTGTACGATGCTGCTCGCGGACCTCGGAGCGGACGTCGTCAAGATCGAGCGACCGGGCGGCGATATGATCCGGTCGAACCCGCCGTTCGTCGACGATCCCGAGGAAGAAGCCTACGGCGGCTACTTCCAGAGCGTCAACCGCGGCAAGAAGAGCATCGAACTGGACTTCGGCGAGGAGGAAGACCGCGAGGACTTCCTCTCGCTCGTCGAGGAGGCCGACATCGTCGTCGAGAACTACCGTTCGGGCACGATGGAGAAGTACGGGCTGGGCTACGAGACGCTGACGGAGTACAATCCGGACCTCATCTACTCCTCGATCCGGGGCTTCGGCGACCCGCGGACGGGCGAAACCGAGCGGCAGGGCCAGCCCTCCTTCGACCTCATCGCGCAGGCGCTGGGCGGCGTCATGGAGACCACCGGCCAGCCCGACGGCCCGCCCACGAAGACCGGTCCCGGCGTCGGCGACCTCTTTACCGCGACGCTGAACTGCATCGGCATTCTGGCCGCCGTGAACCACCGCGAACAGACCGGCGAGGGCCAGTACGTCGACACCGCCATGTACGACTCGATGCTCAGTTTCACCGAGCGCGCCATCTACCAGCAGTCCTACACCGGCGAGGCCCCCACCCGCCGGGGTAACTCCCACCCGACGCTGTTCCCCTACGACGCCTTCGAAACCGCCGACGGCTACGCCGTCATCGCCGCGTTCAACAACAACCACTGGGCCGAACTCTGCGACGTGATGGGCCGCGAGGACTTGGCCGAGGAGTACCCCACGACCCCCGAACGACTCGAGCACCGCGAGGCCCTCCGCGAGGAACTCGCCGCGTGGGCCATCGAGCAGACGAACGACGAACTCGTCGGCGCGCTCGAGGGACGGGTCCCCGCCGCCCCGGTCCAAACTACCGAGGAGATCTTCGACGATCCACATGTCGCCGCTCGAGACATGCTCGTGCCGGTCGAACAGCCGGGTGCCGACAGGGACGTCGAGATCGCGGGCAACCCGATCAAGATGAGCGAGACGAACCCCGAGCCCCGCGGTCGCGCGCCACTGTTAGACGAGCACCGCGAGGAAGTGCTGGGTAAGGACGCGGAGACGACAGCCGACGACTAA